The genome window gtttagtgtttgatgggaacgtttggactcgatgatccggtgggtctcttccaacctggttattctgtgattctgtgattctgtaaaatgtGAGTTAAAAGACTACTAGCAACCTATCTTTGAAGAAAACTTCTACAGGGGTCTATTAAGTCTAATTTTATATCAAGCCTTCCAGTCTGAtttctgtctgtgttttctAGGTGAATGCTGTAATTCACATCCAGTTCTGTCCAAGCAGGATTACATTCCTGTTACTTTAGTTCAATGTTTCAGACACCCCCTTTTTGTTCAGAGCTCTGCACAAAGCcctgaaaagtattttcattttttccccaaaggagGATGTTATGGAAGTAATCAGGTCTGTGGTCTGGAAGAAAGCTGCTCGCTTGCTTGTATGGTTAGATATCCATTCCAAGTCAACCAGCTCAGAAGGTTCTGGTTTGCCAGCCAGTGTCAAAGCATGGCTAGAAGGAACAACAGCAAACTTCAAAAAACTGTAACCCCTCCTCtacccccaaaaaaaaaaaaaaataggagacaACGCTCCTGAAGCACAGGCTAAGGGAGATCCCTGCTGGCGAGACAATGAAATATGTGCACACCATTTCCAAAGACATCATCCACTCACTGCCAGTTTCTTCCACATCTGAATGCCAAAAGCATTGCACATGCACCTTTTcccccagaaagaaaaaaaaaaaaaataggagacaACGCTCCTGAAGCACAGGCTAAGGGAGATCCCTGCTGGCGAGACAATGAAATATGTGCACACCATTTCCAAAGACATCATCCACTCACTGCCAGTTTCTTCCACATCTGAATGCCAAAAGCATTGCACATGCACCTTGTGCTCAATGTGTCACCAGCCTCTTGTTCCTAAAGCCCCCGCTGCCCCACCCACACAGCACAGGCTGCTCCAGAGCAGCTGTTTGGTGGGGCAAAGGGAGAAATCCGTCTCCATTTCACCACGTTTATCAAGGATCAGAATTCCCAGCATACTTGAATTACCATTCTGCTGAAGTATGGCTGACGGACCCATTTCTATAGTTTCTGTTGCAGAAGAGTGGGACGACAGGACCCAGCTGGTTTCCCACTTATCAACATTGGTCATTTTTTCTACAACATAACAGGTATTTGACATCATTCCACTTAAGcaataattcatagaatcatagaataaccaggttggaagagacccaccggatcatcgagtccaaccattcctatcaaacactaaaccatgccccttagcacctcatccacccgtgccttaaacacctccagggaaggtgactcaaccacctccctgggcagcctgttcccgtgcccaatgaccctttctgtaaagaattttttcctaacgtcttgcctaaacctcccctggcggagcttgaggccattccctcttgtcctgtcccctgtcacttggcagaagaggccagcaccctcctccctacaacctcctttcaggtagttgtagagagcaatgaggtctcccctcagcctcctctcctcaaagctaaacaaccccagctctctcagccattcctcataaggcctgttctccagccccgtcaccagctttgttgctcttctctggactcgcttcagagcctcaatatccttcttgtggtgaggggcccagaactgaacacagtattcgaggagtggtctcaccagtgctgagtacagagggagaataacctccctggacctgctggtcacgccgtttctgatacaagccaagatgccattggccttcttggccacctggggaATTGTATCAGGGAAACAATATATCTCACCTACTCATTTTAATTAGTGGTACACATTAAACAATCAGCCAATAATGgatatttgtgtatttaaaagaagaaggaataaaataaaacagatctTGCCTTGGCATTTTTGTACATTACATTAAACTACTGCAAGATATCAACAACTGCAACAAATTTCGAGACACAAAACAGGAATAATTCTTAACTATGGTTATCATAAAGATACTTACGATGCACCTTGGGACAAACTAAGCTCAGAAAAGTGTTAACAACTGGATAAGAGAGACATTAACTTCCAGACCATAAAAATGACTAAGTAAAGAAAGCAAGAGAGTTAAAGTGATTATCCAATAAAGGACAACATATTTTACAGGATACTGACATTATGAAGAggttcagttttccttttataaattACATACTTGAGAATAACAGACATTTCCAGTGgctcagaaaacaaatttatttgacacttaaaatgaaggaaagcatagaggttgttttttggttttttttaaaagaaactttatTACAAATCTGTAGGTTTAAGAAAATATCCAGAAACCATCAAAGTAGTATGAAAAATGCTACCATCCTATACACAGTTACCAGTTTTCTCCAATAAACATAGCATACAAAAATTGATAAGAAACTATGGCAATTCTTTTTGGTGACACAATCAGATATCTATAACTCTAAATCCCCTGCCAACAACTAAGATGCTGCTGGCAGCCCAAGGGAATGATTAAATTGcactttttctgaaaactggatGTCTGGATGAAAAAGCTATGTACATATACACATACTGTATTTTACCACATGTGCAGGTAACTCAGGGCAAAGAAAATATGGCCCAGCATAATACTTAGTCTATAAAAACCTGGAGAGCCAGGGAATGTGTTTACATTGTATTGTGTTATTCTCTATGCTCTGGttcccattttcttttacatctcAAACCTAATAAAGACCAATTGTTTTCCACTCATTTACAGAAACAGTGAAGCTGATGCGCTGCTGAACTGACTTTTCAGACACAGAAAATGTCAGCTGCACTGCATACAGGCATGTGATCTAAAACTGTAATGCAGTTAAAACACAATATAATTAAAAGTCTATTTTTAGGTGACTATAGACCGAATTTACTGCAAGTGACCTAACACCTTCAGCTCCCCTGAAAACCAAGGCTAACAATTACCTGTCTTTCACAGATAACTGAGAAGACACATGAATGAGAAAAGAACTGTGTGATACATGTTACACTCTTGAACTGAAGTACAGACTGCTTTAGAAAAGGAGAAGTTTGCAAGTATGCCACAGATTAAATCAAAACCTGCTCTACAACACTAACTCTGGATAACTGGCTGCAATGGTTggaagctgcagcacagctcattTGTAACCACATTCCTAAATCCTTTAAACCACACAGAACCCAGAGGCCACAACTCAGAGCTGCACTGTAGAAGAGGCTTCAGCGTAAGAAGTGTGGAGATTTTGAAGGAGCAGGATGAACCATTCCTGTTACAATACCTGCTCAAGGTACTGATGcaatctcaaaaagaaaaaacaagcaaacaactATGTATAATTTAACTCTGTTTTTATATCACGTGCTTGGAGGTCCTTAGGCAGAGGACGTCAGGGATTTCCTATTGATCGATCCTCTTTTCGCCACCAGCAACTTGGGAGAAACCACcatcatcttaaaaaaaatactcagtgcatttcattaattttgctatttttaactTAACTGAAAAGCACAGAATGAAGAGTTATGCAAAGTACACTACGTTGCAGGAAAGCAATTAGGGATCAACAGTCTCTCATCACCAGAGCAAACAGGATGGAAGATGCAAAACTGAATTTACAGTAATTTCCTTCCCCATGAAGACCCAATTAACCCTAGGTTAATCAGGGCTACCTGGAACATTTCTTAAAAGCCACCTGTTGGGAAGAAGGTTGACTTCTTGCCCTGCATTTACTGAAAACTTGATTTCTGAAACACTGTATCATTACAACAGTCAAAAATTCTCattcaaaagaagagaaatagttCATGTACATTCTTAGGCGTGAACCTTCAGGCTTGGGAAACGCTTTTCTAGATTGTCAGCAAGTGTCTGATCAGCCTCACGCAGAACCTCAAGGAAACTCTCCACCTGGAAACAAAAGACAAAGGTACAtacaggcaaaaagaaaaaaaagccttgcaAAGAACACAGAATTCTTTTACGTGGTACAGGGGGTCTTTCTAATCCTGTATCCTCCCAACAAcaacagccagcagcagccactgcagaGAATAACGTAAAATGCTCCACAGTAGATACCTTCCTCCTAAACCGCACAATTTCATTTGGTCTAAGTTTTGAAGCATTATCACTGTCCCCAAACTCTCGTTTAAAAGTACACAAGGAAAAACTCcctatgaaaaatatttagaataatTATTCTGTAAAAATGTACAGGACAAGTTTTCATATACCATAAATTTTCAGGCATCCATTAATTTCAGAAGAGTTTGACCCTTCTGTCAGCTGACAATTTAGGCAAAGCTCTAGCTGATGTAAGGCAGAAGTGAGAGAGGGAGTAAGGATGTCTGGAATGGCGTATTACCTGTGTCTGGGCAATTCTGTCCTACCTCTACAACTGATTCTGAAAGGTCTTGCCACCCTATTAGTACATTTTCAGACATATTAAACACCTTGACATATACTCACTGATGCGAAATACAGAGGTAAGAGGTTCTGAAATGCACAGGAACATGTCTGTTCATTTAAATGTCCCTGGTGTAGTCCTTCTAAtgtattttcctgtaaaataagATGAGAAATACAACCAGCATGTCATGAAAAGCTGTCAAAAGAACAAACGCAAAACTGTGCACACAGTGTCTACAGTATTTGCTTCGTTctcaaaaatataaaacaacCGGAACTTACAGTTCTCAGAAAATGCCAGGCGCAGCTAATACAAAATGTGTGAAAGGTCACTCACCACAAGTCTCTTAATCTGAATGCTTCCATAATAAAGTCCAGCTGAGAAGGTGAGTTTACATATTGATATGTaaacttttcttaaataaattgGCTTTCACTTAAAAGAAATTGCTACATACACCTAGAGAATTTATCACACAGAATCTTTGCCCTAAAGGTACACTCCTGAGAGAACCTGCGTCCCTGCCATCTAACATCCATGTTGCTAATCACCTTCTGGTTAATTCTCTAATGAATTTCTACTATGCAACTTCACTTGCACAGAAGAGTGCCCACGCTAATAGCAACATCTTTTTTCTTACCTACCCTACAGAAATCCCTCTCaaaattttgtttattcttaCCTTGGTCAGTTCTTGAAGCATATTGGAAAGTAATTCACAGCAAATATCCTTcaaaatttttaaatggaaatcttCCTCATTTATATCAGCCTTTCCAGTCTCTTCTTGTTCAGATTCCTTTGAGTTATCAACAGGTCTCTTCCCACAGTCCTCCATGTATTGTAAGATACGAATCAAGCTCCCAATCAGAGACATATCTAATATAAAGTAACAAGAAAATGGAAACTTAACactgatattttttccattcattcaAGGCATTAGAATTTTGAAACACACCACAAGATTTTATACAAAAGCTACAGGAATGTAGATTTCAACAGCATTGCATTTTGTTACTCAAAGACAGTTTTAAAGAAACCCAAACGTTTTTTTCTGCAAGCTAACCTGTATCTATAAAAAGTATATGCCAGTGGTAAGGAATACAAGAAGCAAAAAATTTCTAGTAGTACCTCAGAGAGGCTAATAGGTTAAATTTGCATCCAGATAATCCTATCTGATAAACCAAACCAACACAACACCTTTCTGCTGTAGATGGCCCCAAATCACATTCCCAAGATAGGCTTTCAATTTTGAAGACTTGTCAATGGATTGAAAAgtaagtaacaagtgataaatATAGATTTAAGTGCAGAATCTCCctctactgaaaaaaattactgttgaaACCTCATACTTTAGCAAAGACGAATTCTgcaattttcattaatttactCAATGGAGAAGACTGAACAGAACCTGTAGGTTCTATTACTGTAACTCTTCAAAGAGACCCAGTAACTGAACTTTGAGCTAGCTGGGATTTTTAGAGTAACCAGTAGAGAATACTGCTGTATTCAAATGTGCAACTGAAGTCTGTGTTCTGAACCGATCTCTAGCAAACAGTAATAAATTACCCACCACATGTATGAAGTCAATTGTgaatgtcacaataaaacaataaagaagtaaaataaaaaaaaagcacgaCTTGCTTTTCCTCATCTTGGTGTGTTCTTGTTCTGTCTGTGAAGCAAACACAGCAGATAGTACAGACAAAATAGAGGCCAATAGTGTCTTCTGCTCCTGCACAATGATTGGTGGATCATCTGGCTGGCAAAGTTCGCGGCAAATGAGGTCACAAAGCAGACTCCAAGTCTCTTTTCCTCCGTCAGGAGACTGCacttgagaaagaaaagagaacccACCAACCCAACAAATTTAATCTAAATACATGAATTATATTTCTCCCCATTAAATATCTGATGATCTAGAAGTTACTGCCATTCTTGCTTCCATCATATCCAGCAATTCAAGTGTCTTACCAATAGCCTGAATACCCTCATCCACTGTTGTCAGAAGCTGCAAAATATGCATATAAACATCAAGTCCTTCCAGATTATCTGATCTacacagaacaaacaaaaagaaaaacaaagacaaattaaaGATCTGCTTACTGAGTTTAGAGTCTGTGTATTTTGGACACACAGAAGACTATCAGCAATCACTGCCATTCTCTTTGATAACAAACTAGCTGACTCATTTCAAATGGTAAGTACAGGAATATGTATTCTAGTGTTCTGTCAAACTATGCAGGTCACACCAAACTCAAGATGTTCACAGACCTTAACAAGGTTATAAGGAGTCTAGTCAGTCATGaaactaaaaagaaatctcacGTACCGGACTTGCTTGGCTGCTTCAAGTATACAAGGCACAATCTTAAAATCTGGAAGTTCTTCAGGGGAGTCCTCCACAGACGGTCCCACAGATCGACAAGTGCCATTTTTAATCCAGTTTAACATTAGCTCTTCATCTAGATCAAAGAGTTTGTCCACCACTTCACCCACTTTTACCAGCAATTCAACTGCACAAGAGAG of Phaenicophaeus curvirostris isolate KB17595 chromosome 5, BPBGC_Pcur_1.0, whole genome shotgun sequence contains these proteins:
- the SAAL1 gene encoding protein SAAL1 — translated: MDRNPSPPSSEAEEEEGDAVGSTVYSKHWLFSILTRLIEVISPEKAEPTGSPEGIRTELDEEMENDICKVWDMSMDEDVASFLQEFNAPDIFLGVLAKSKCPRLTEICVGILGNMACFQDICMSISKDENLGQMLLQRLCDSDSPTLLETSRLLLTCLSQPEVASVWVERIRENPSVYDCVCFIMSSSTNVELLVKVGEVVDKLFDLDEELMLNWIKNGTCRSVGPSVEDSPEELPDFKIVPCILEAAKQVRSDNLEGLDVYMHILQLLTTVDEGIQAIVQSPDGGKETWSLLCDLICRELCQPDDPPIIVQEQKTLLASILSVLSAVFASQTEQEHTKMRKNMSLIGSLIRILQYMEDCGKRPVDNSKESEQEETGKADINEEDFHLKILKDICCELLSNMLQELTKENTLEGLHQGHLNEQTCSCAFQNLLPLYFASVESFLEVLREADQTLADNLEKRFPSLKVHA